One segment of Brassica napus cultivar Da-Ae chromosome C3, Da-Ae, whole genome shotgun sequence DNA contains the following:
- the LOC106385887 gene encoding uncharacterized protein LOC106385887, protein MGRYEEKYYFFIIKLKFNFLLIMYIITQIRVRHMVVKAIEDRYPKCEDHKVSTELDNMIQDILKGQLDEKFWEVMAATKSKKRKNIVDPPVVPDTIDVGTSTKRKKDKEHVDGCHASDMVVAHNIAILGLVESVKNLSAKIDGIDVNVADKVSEKLDATIQAKVDAKVGLYEKEMMEKIAMLVEDIKNLKEKAYVNIHTDVANSNDHNSIAQEEDDDSSNGLVCFLRLFLFVIFLINITNTCILLHSHG, encoded by the exons ATGGGAAGGTATGAAGAgaagtattatttttttatcatcaaattaaaatttaactttttactaatcATGTATATTATTACACAGATTCGTGTGAGGCACATGGTTGTCAAGGCAATAGAGGATAGATATCCGAAGTGTGAAGATCATAAAGTGTCTACTGAGCTAGATAACATGATTCAGGACATCCTCAAAGGTCAGCTTGATGAAAAGTTTTGGGAAGTAATGGCTGCTACCAAATCcaagaagagaaaaaatattGTGGATCCACCTGTTGTTCCAGATACCATTGATGTTGGTACTTCTACTAAGCGAAAGAAGGACAAAGAGCATGTTGATGGTTGTCACGCATCAGATATG GTTGTAGCTCACAACATCGCTATACTTGGATTGGTTGAATCGGTTAAGAACCTTAGTGCAAAAATAGATGGAATAGATGTTAATGTAGCTGACAAGGTTAGCGAGAAACTGGATGCAACCATACAAGCTAAAGTGGATGCTAAGGTCGGTTTATATGAGAAAGAGATGATGGAGAAGATTGCCATGTTGGTGGAAGACATAAAGAATCTGAAAGAGAAGGCTTATGTAAACATTCATACTGATGTGGCTAACTCCAATGATCACAACTCCATTGCGcaagaagaggatgatgattCTAGCAATGGCTTGGTATGTTTTCTGAGACTGTTcttgtttgttattttcttaattaatatcACTAACACTTGTATTCTACTACACAGTCATGGATGA
- the BNAC03G47610D gene encoding damage-control phosphatase At2g17340 isoform X1: MEMVAFPLIPKPIEVNYRACTIPYRFPSDNPKIATPTEISWVNVFANSIPSFKKRAESDTTVPDAPARAQKFAERYLPLLCMYLVIPQEIRFGFNISIITLNMGRYGGILEDWKKDPESHGGPPDGVSLGRAREHLLRELGFMDIFKKVKDEENAKAISLFPEVVSLSDAIEDEGERLQNLVRGMFAGNIFDLGSAQLAEVFSRDGLSFLATSQNLVPRPWVIDDLDSFQSNWFKNRWKKAVIFVDNSGADIILGILPFAREMLRRGMQVVLAANDLPAINDVTYTELTEILSQLKDEDGQLIGVDTSKLVIANSGNDLAVIDLSSVSQELADISSDADLVIIEGMGRGIETNLYAQFKCDSLKIGMVKHIEVAEFLGGRLYDCVFKYNEVQS, translated from the exons ATGGAGATGGTAGCGTTTCCACTAATACCGAAGCCAATAGAAGTAAACTACAGGGCTTGCACTATTCCTTACAGATTCCCTTCTGACAATCCCAAGATAGCCACTCCCACTGAGATCTCCTGGGTCAACGTCTTCGCCAACTCCATCCCTTCTTTCAA AAAACGTGCAGAAAGTGATACAACTGTTCCAGATGCTCCTGCAAGAGCTCAAAAATTTGCTGAAAGGTACCTACCTCTTCTGTGTATGTATTTGGTAATTCCTCAAG AGATTCGATTTGGGTTTAATATATCAATTATTACTTTGAATATGGGAAGATATGGGGGGATTCTAGAAGACTGGAAGAAAGATCCAGAGAGCCATGGCGGACCTCCAGATGGCGTT AGTCTCGGCAGAGCTCGTGAGCATCTACTCAGAGAGTTAGGATTCATGGACATATTCAAGAAAGTGAAG GATGAAGAGAATGCAAAGGCTATATCTCTGTTTCCTGAAGTTGTCAGTCTGAGTGATGCTATCGAAGATGAAGGAGAGCGTTTACAAAATTTGGTGAGAGGGATGTTTGCTGGTAACATCTTCGATCTTGGCTCTGCTCAG cttgCTGAGGTGTTTTCAAGAGATGGTTTATCTTTCTTGGCTACCTCTCAAAACTTGGTTCCAAGACCATGGGTCATTGATGACTTGGATAGCTTCCAATCCAACTGGTTCAAGAATCGCTGGAAGAAG GCTGTGATTTTTGTTGACAACTCTGGTGCAGACATCATTTTGGGTATTCTGCCGTTTGCAAGAGAGATGCTTCGTCGAGGAATGCAG GTGGTGCTGGCTGCTAACGATCTGCCAGCTATCAACGATGTAACATATACCGAGCTTACAGAGATCTTGTCACAG TTGAAGGATGAGGATGGCCAATTGATAGGCGTTGATACTTCGAAACTTGTGATTGCAAATTCAGGGAACGACTTAGCG GTTATAGATCTGTCAAGTGTATCACAGGAGCTTGCTGACATTTCATCTGATGCAGACTTGGTCATTATAGAAGGCATG GGTCGTGGAATTGAGACTAACCTTTATGCTCAGTTCAAGTGTGATTCTCTCAAGATAGGAATG GTGAAACATATTGAAGTAGCAGAATTTCTTGGAGGGAGGCTTTATGACTGTGTTTTCAAATACAATGAAGTTCAGAGTTAA
- the LOC125583047 gene encoding uncharacterized protein LOC125583047, whose amino-acid sequence MENIILVCGKWKVEKTKWLFEVDNERGSILVAANEDTRFEDFVKIILEDYGVDFAENDLDLRYVLPKRNLQKQSNDTPPVKIGNDRQFHAFLGLCKVENVRVCVEFKVKKNVGERAVEDQKQPLERDYLLCEDEEDTDEEGDRFDYCDDSDGATSDDENFSTYGLPPNHVEEAPGSCTNMIYARLLKTQERESPKSIDDLRSFKFAVGQSYDSKDELETRLKIHSVVKRFDFDVDRSTTKLFHVKCWLAGCTWNLRASPVGESSKFTIRVYVDEHTCSVTERSSRSRQAIPEILGLLYKDYVGGVESSVLPRHVSSAMNLSFGTKMDYWKARRTLLAGRDLVMGSSENGYQELPTYLQMIRMSNPGTLTQLEVDTKNRFKYLFLAFGASIAGFPFMRKVVVVDGTFLQGKYKGTLLIATSQDGNFQIFPIAFAVVDTENDESWTWFFRQLSRVIPDDAGLALISDRHKSIEKAIAVVYPLASRGICTYHLYKNILLRFRGRDLFGLVKRAAYCFRLTEFQATFERIEELNPDLHAYLERADVRKWARAHFRGDRYNLLTSNIAESINKALSGARSLPIVHLLESIRLMMTRWFATRKYDAELMKTSLTRGVEKVLEGRIPISNVLKVQAIDSHQSQVTGVSSLHVVNLTEKTCSCRRFDLEKLPCAHAIAAAEARKISRISLCHRYYRKQYLYNAYSNAVMPKDDAVPIPDEFAKKICLPPDVSATFSGIIFGVALLLHFDIWCCITFAL is encoded by the exons ATGGAAAACATAATTCTCGTATGTGGGAAGTGGAAAGTTGAGAAAACGAAGTGGTTATTTGAAGTAGATAATGAGCGAGGGAGCATATTGGTTGCTGCTAATGAAGACACTCGATTTGAAGATTTTGTGAAAATCATACTTGAGGATTACGGAGTAGATTTTGCAGAAAACGATTTGGACCTGAGGTACGTTTTGCCGAAGCGGAATCTACAAAAACAAAGCAACGATACACCACCTGTGAAAATAGGAAACGATCGGCAGTTTCATGCATTCTTGGGTCTTTGCAAAGTTGAGAATGTTCGAGTATGTGTAGAgtttaaagtgaaaaaaaatgTGGGGGAAAGAGCTGTCGAAGATCAGAAACAACCCTTAGAAAGAGATTACCTGTTGTgtgaagacgaagaagataCAGACGAAGAGGGTGATCGATTCGATTACTGTGATGATTCTGATGGAGCGACATCCGATGATGAAAACTTTTCCACATACGGTCTTCCACCAAACCATGTAGAAGAAGCCCCGGGATCTTGCACCAATATGATTTATGCTAGACTCCTTAAAACACAAGAAAGAGAGTCTCCAAAGAGTATTGATGATTTGCGCTCATTCAAATTTGCAGTGGGGCAAAGTTACGATTCAAAAGATGAATTGGAGACACGTCTGAAGATACATTCGGTTGTCAAACGTTTCGATTTTGATGTGGATAGATCTACAACAAAATTGTTCCATGTTAAATGTTGGTTAGCAGGTTGTACGTGGAATCTTAGAGCTTCCCCAGTAGGTGAGTCTTCAAAGTTTACTATCCGAGTATATGTAGATGAACATACCTGCTCTGTAACAGAACGTTCATCTCGTTCCCGACAAGCTATCCCTGAAATTCTTGGACTCTTGTACAAAGACTATGTTGGTGGGGTTGAATCATCTGTTTTGCCACGTCATGTTTCTAGTGCTATGAATTTGAGCTTTGGAACCAAG ATGGATTACTGGAAAGCTCGCCGTACACTTCTAGCTGGTAGAGATCTCGTAATGGGTTCTTCAGAGAATGGATATCAGGAATTACCTACTTACCTGCAGATGATTAGAATGTCAAATCCAGGAACTTTAACTCAACTGGAAGTTGATACAAAAAACAGATTTAAATACTTATTCCTTGCATTCGGCGCTAGCATTGCTGGCTTTCCATTTATGAGGAAGGTTGTGGTGGTTGATGGAACGTTTTTGCAAGGAAAATACAAAGGAACGCTTCTGATTGCAACATCACAGGATGGTAATTTTCAAATCTTTCCAATTGCGTTTGCTGTGGTTGACACAGAGAATGATGAATCATGGACATGGTTTTTCCGCCAACTCAGCCGTGTGATACCAGATGATGCAGGATTGGCGTTAATCTCTGACAGGCACAAGTCAATAGAGAAAGCTATTGCAGTGGTATATCCATTGGCAAGCAGGGGAATTTGCACATACCACTTATATAAAAACATCTTGTTACGATTCAGAGGGCGTGATTTGTTTGGATTGGTCAAAAGAGCCGCCTACTGTTTTAGGTTAACTGAATTTCAAGCAACTTTCGAGAGAATCGAAGAGTTAAATCCAGATTTGCATGCTTACTTGGAACGTGCTGATGTACGTAAGTGGGCACGAGCTCATTTTAGAGGTGATAGATATAACCTCCTTACAAGTAACATAGCTGAATCCATAAACAAAGCTTTGTCGGGTGCTAGAAGCTTGCCCATTGTTCACCTTTTGGAGTCAATCCGATTAATGATGACACGCTGGTTTGCAACAAGAAAATATGATGCTGAGTTGATGAAGACCTCTCTAACGCGTGGTGTAGAGAAGGTGTTGGAG GGCAGGATACCTATTTCTAATGTACTAAAGGTTCAAGCAATAGACAGCCATCAATCACAAGTGACAGGAGTCTCATCATTACATGTTGTAAATCTGACTGAGAAGACATGTTCTTGCCGTAGATTTGATTTGGAGAAGCTACCATGTGCCCATGCTATAGCCGCCGCGGAAGCTAGAAAGATATCACGTATATCACTTTGTCACCGTTACTATCGGAAGCAGTACCTTTACAATGCATATTCCAATGCAGTTATGCCGAAAGATGATGCTGTTCCAATTCCAGATGAATTTGCAAAGAAAATCTGTTTACCACCTGAT GTTAGTGCTACATTCAGTGGTATAATCTTTGGTGTTGCATTACTTTTGCACTTTGATATTTGGTGTTGCATTACTTTTGCACTTTGA
- the BNAC03G47610D gene encoding damage-control phosphatase At2g17340 isoform X3: protein MGRYGGILEDWKKDPESHGGPPDGVSLGRAREHLLRELGFMDIFKKVKDEENAKAISLFPEVVSLSDAIEDEGERLQNLVRGMFAGNIFDLGSAQLAEVFSRDGLSFLATSQNLVPRPWVIDDLDSFQSNWFKNRWKKAVIFVDNSGADIILGILPFAREMLRRGMQVVLAANDLPAINDVTYTELTEILSQLKDEDGQLIGVDTSKLVIANSGNDLAVIDLSSVSQELADISSDADLVIIEGMGRGIETNLYAQFKCDSLKIGMVKHIEVAEFLGGRLYDCVFKYNEVQS, encoded by the exons ATGGGAAGATATGGGGGGATTCTAGAAGACTGGAAGAAAGATCCAGAGAGCCATGGCGGACCTCCAGATGGCGTT AGTCTCGGCAGAGCTCGTGAGCATCTACTCAGAGAGTTAGGATTCATGGACATATTCAAGAAAGTGAAG GATGAAGAGAATGCAAAGGCTATATCTCTGTTTCCTGAAGTTGTCAGTCTGAGTGATGCTATCGAAGATGAAGGAGAGCGTTTACAAAATTTGGTGAGAGGGATGTTTGCTGGTAACATCTTCGATCTTGGCTCTGCTCAG cttgCTGAGGTGTTTTCAAGAGATGGTTTATCTTTCTTGGCTACCTCTCAAAACTTGGTTCCAAGACCATGGGTCATTGATGACTTGGATAGCTTCCAATCCAACTGGTTCAAGAATCGCTGGAAGAAG GCTGTGATTTTTGTTGACAACTCTGGTGCAGACATCATTTTGGGTATTCTGCCGTTTGCAAGAGAGATGCTTCGTCGAGGAATGCAG GTGGTGCTGGCTGCTAACGATCTGCCAGCTATCAACGATGTAACATATACCGAGCTTACAGAGATCTTGTCACAG TTGAAGGATGAGGATGGCCAATTGATAGGCGTTGATACTTCGAAACTTGTGATTGCAAATTCAGGGAACGACTTAGCG GTTATAGATCTGTCAAGTGTATCACAGGAGCTTGCTGACATTTCATCTGATGCAGACTTGGTCATTATAGAAGGCATG GGTCGTGGAATTGAGACTAACCTTTATGCTCAGTTCAAGTGTGATTCTCTCAAGATAGGAATG GTGAAACATATTGAAGTAGCAGAATTTCTTGGAGGGAGGCTTTATGACTGTGTTTTCAAATACAATGAAGTTCAGAGTTAA
- the BNAC03G47610D gene encoding damage-control phosphatase At2g17340 isoform X2 has translation MEMVAFPLIPKPIEVNYRACTIPYRFPSDNPKIATPTEISWVNVFANSIPSFKKRAESDTTVPDAPARAQKFAERYGGILEDWKKDPESHGGPPDGVSLGRAREHLLRELGFMDIFKKVKDEENAKAISLFPEVVSLSDAIEDEGERLQNLVRGMFAGNIFDLGSAQLAEVFSRDGLSFLATSQNLVPRPWVIDDLDSFQSNWFKNRWKKAVIFVDNSGADIILGILPFAREMLRRGMQVVLAANDLPAINDVTYTELTEILSQLKDEDGQLIGVDTSKLVIANSGNDLAVIDLSSVSQELADISSDADLVIIEGMGRGIETNLYAQFKCDSLKIGMVKHIEVAEFLGGRLYDCVFKYNEVQS, from the exons ATGGAGATGGTAGCGTTTCCACTAATACCGAAGCCAATAGAAGTAAACTACAGGGCTTGCACTATTCCTTACAGATTCCCTTCTGACAATCCCAAGATAGCCACTCCCACTGAGATCTCCTGGGTCAACGTCTTCGCCAACTCCATCCCTTCTTTCAA AAAACGTGCAGAAAGTGATACAACTGTTCCAGATGCTCCTGCAAGAGCTCAAAAATTTGCTGAAAG ATATGGGGGGATTCTAGAAGACTGGAAGAAAGATCCAGAGAGCCATGGCGGACCTCCAGATGGCGTT AGTCTCGGCAGAGCTCGTGAGCATCTACTCAGAGAGTTAGGATTCATGGACATATTCAAGAAAGTGAAG GATGAAGAGAATGCAAAGGCTATATCTCTGTTTCCTGAAGTTGTCAGTCTGAGTGATGCTATCGAAGATGAAGGAGAGCGTTTACAAAATTTGGTGAGAGGGATGTTTGCTGGTAACATCTTCGATCTTGGCTCTGCTCAG cttgCTGAGGTGTTTTCAAGAGATGGTTTATCTTTCTTGGCTACCTCTCAAAACTTGGTTCCAAGACCATGGGTCATTGATGACTTGGATAGCTTCCAATCCAACTGGTTCAAGAATCGCTGGAAGAAG GCTGTGATTTTTGTTGACAACTCTGGTGCAGACATCATTTTGGGTATTCTGCCGTTTGCAAGAGAGATGCTTCGTCGAGGAATGCAG GTGGTGCTGGCTGCTAACGATCTGCCAGCTATCAACGATGTAACATATACCGAGCTTACAGAGATCTTGTCACAG TTGAAGGATGAGGATGGCCAATTGATAGGCGTTGATACTTCGAAACTTGTGATTGCAAATTCAGGGAACGACTTAGCG GTTATAGATCTGTCAAGTGTATCACAGGAGCTTGCTGACATTTCATCTGATGCAGACTTGGTCATTATAGAAGGCATG GGTCGTGGAATTGAGACTAACCTTTATGCTCAGTTCAAGTGTGATTCTCTCAAGATAGGAATG GTGAAACATATTGAAGTAGCAGAATTTCTTGGAGGGAGGCTTTATGACTGTGTTTTCAAATACAATGAAGTTCAGAGTTAA
- the LOC125583046 gene encoding uncharacterized protein LOC125583046, protein MVYQFKRKEDEVPLKKVKKEKAIVIPELNDISISSKDWQQHLQWEKSEKCRQAIEALTSILEEPTRRRKPQLTKTQQWPFVGNSTVKRIITGVTPSTVSYDPFAKVESQKLMKVMDFIKRDLAQEESGYGEFSAKFYLKIMVPRNVWPTENYGWLCDSHLAAAMLIFHRRSMQSSSPYASRRIAFLDRWFVKSWVNDFEKQDKNSVELSDMYSKAFNGEYPEQFVTGKKWFKDVDSLFLCHNINGNHWVALHIDLLKSTIYVYDCIPDVVKAHKDLQEECRPFTKMIPLILNKMLPPTKGKKSEQQFALRRPKNVPQNDDPGDCGVYSLKYIECLAIGCTFHGLSDEIIPAQRMKLAAEIYEEVAEVDAEGSI, encoded by the exons ATGGTTTACCAATTTA aaaggaaagaagATGAAGTGCCACTGAAGAAAGTGAAGAAGGAAAAAGCAATTGTCATCCCAGAACTGAATGACATATCCATCTCTTCAAAAGACTGGCAGCAGCATTTGCAGTGGGAAAAGAGTGAAAAGTGTAGACAAGCGATTGAAGCACTTACTTCAATTTTGGAGGAGCCTACACGTAGAAGAAAACCCCAGTTGACGAAGACTCAGCAATGGCCGTTCGTAGGGAATTCAACTGTCAAGCGTATAATCACTGGTGTCACTCCATCTACTGTGTCTTATGACCCATTTGCTAAGGTCGAGTCACAGAAATTGATGAAAGTTATGGACTTCATTAAGCGAGATTT ggCCCAAGAGGAATCTGGCTATGGTGAGTTTAGCGCTAAGTTTTACTTAAAGATAATGGTGCCAAGAAATGTCTGGCCAACTGAAAATTACGGCTGGCTGTGTGATTCA cACCTTGCCGCAGCAATGCTCATATTTCACAGACGTTCCATGCAATCCTCATCTCCATATGCCTCCCGTCGAATTGCATTTCTAGATCGGTGGTTTGTGAAATCATGGGTTAATGACTTTGAGAAACAGGACAAGAACTCAGTTGAGTTGTCAGATATGTACAGCAAGGCTTTCAACGGAGAATACCCGGAGCAGTTTGTGACTGGTAAGAAGTGGTTTAAAGATGTTGACAGCTTGTTCCTCTGCCACAATATTAATGGAAACCACTGGGTTGCTCTACACATTGATTTACTTAAGTCAACAATCTATGTATATGATTGTATTCCGGATGTGGTGAAGGCTCATAAGGACCTGCAGGAAGAGTGCAGGCCATTCACGAAAATGATTCCTTTGATTCTTAACAAGATGCTGCCTCCAACAAAAGGAAAGAAGTCTGAGCAGCAGTTTGCCTTACGTAGGCCCAAGAATGTTCCCCAGAATGATGACCCAGGAGATTGTGGTGTGTACTCTTtgaagtacattgaatgtctgGCTATTGGATGTACTTTTCATGGCTTAAGTGATGAGATCATACCAGCACAAAGAATGAAGTTGGCAGCTGAGATCTATGAAGAGGTTGCAGAGGTTGATGCTGAAGGATCGATTTAA
- the LOC106389463 gene encoding uncharacterized protein LOC106389463 has protein sequence MSLRIKLVVDKFVEELKQALDADIQDRIMKEREMQSYIEEREREVAEREAAWKAELSRRETEIARQEARLKMERENLEKEKSVLMGTASNQDNQDGALEITVSGEKYRCLRFSKAKK, from the exons ATGTCCCTCAGGATTAAACTGGTGGTGGATAAGTTTGTGGAGGAGCTCAAGCAAGCTCTCGACGCCGATATACAAGATCGGATCATGAAGGAGAGGGAGATGCAGAGCTACATCGAGGAGCGAGAGCGCGAAGTCGCTGAACGAGAAGCCGCCTGGAAAGCTGAGCTCTCGCGCCGCGAG ACGGAGATTGCTAGACAGGAAGCTAGGTTGAAGATGGAAAGAGAGAAtctggagaaggagaagagcgTTCTCATGGGGACCGCGTCGAACCAGGATAATCAAGACGGAGCTCTGGAGATTACTGTGAGCGGTGAGAAGTATCGGTGCCTTAGATTCTCCAAGGCCAAGAAATGA